From one Pyxidicoccus sp. MSG2 genomic stretch:
- a CDS encoding lytic transglycosylase domain-containing protein gives MLLLLTLVLSAAPPPFDTPTPFEREIDAAVAATVPTYPVPRELVKAVIRRESAFNPKARSKAGALGLMQVMPFNAPLLGVTVEDLVDPARNILAGTRLLAVLLRHYQGDVISVLVAYNARPRELGAPLPDNGETPEYVRSVLGFFYAYRAAAGMKHPVAAPQTSAAVRSTGIRTPPPTR, from the coding sequence ATGCTGCTACTCCTCACGCTCGTCCTGTCAGCAGCGCCTCCACCCTTCGACACGCCGACTCCGTTCGAGCGGGAGATTGACGCGGCCGTCGCTGCCACCGTTCCCACCTACCCCGTGCCTCGGGAGCTCGTGAAGGCGGTGATTCGCCGGGAGAGCGCCTTCAACCCCAAAGCGCGCTCGAAGGCCGGCGCCCTGGGCCTCATGCAGGTGATGCCCTTCAACGCCCCCTTGCTCGGGGTCACCGTGGAGGACCTGGTGGACCCGGCCCGCAACATCCTCGCTGGCACCCGGCTGCTCGCCGTGCTCCTCCGGCACTACCAGGGCGACGTCATCTCCGTCCTGGTTGCCTACAACGCTCGGCCTCGAGAGCTGGGAGCGCCGCTTCCGGACAACGGAGAAACGCCGGAGTACGTCCGCTCCGTCCTCGGCTTCTTCTACGCGTACCGAGCTGCGGCAGGCATGAAGCACCCTGTAGCAGCACCGCAAACGTCTGCAGCCGTCCGATCCACAGGAATTCGGACGCCACCCCCTACCCGTTAG